One genomic segment of Sphingorhabdus sp. M41 includes these proteins:
- a CDS encoding carbonic anhydrase has protein sequence MVYRRISGTVLAALLFTTPAVAGHHKPYGYGADNGPEKWGQLSDKYALCESGDMQSPIDLANANARGNVALAVKYQAGPLTVSNKGLTIQADFAAGSSMTSGGATYNLIQIHFHTPSEHAISGKRYPLTGHFVHATEGGKLGVLGVMFEEGAVNAELGKILAAASSEKSEPATISGQMIDPNGMLPADRSVYRYMGSLTTPPCSEGVNWFVLKAPITASADQIAVFQTLMGDSARPVRALNNRLVVAPE, from the coding sequence ATGGTCTATCGCAGAATTTCCGGCACTGTTCTGGCAGCGCTGCTTTTCACCACTCCTGCCGTAGCAGGCCATCACAAACCCTATGGCTATGGCGCCGACAACGGCCCGGAAAAATGGGGCCAATTGTCCGACAAATATGCGCTGTGCGAAAGCGGTGACATGCAGTCGCCGATCGATTTGGCCAATGCCAATGCAAGGGGAAATGTGGCGCTGGCGGTGAAATACCAGGCCGGACCGCTGACGGTTTCGAACAAGGGATTGACCATACAGGCCGATTTTGCAGCCGGTTCTTCGATGACCAGCGGCGGTGCGACGTATAACCTGATCCAGATACATTTTCACACGCCGTCCGAACATGCGATTTCCGGCAAACGCTACCCGCTTACTGGCCATTTTGTCCACGCCACTGAAGGCGGCAAGCTGGGTGTATTGGGGGTGATGTTCGAAGAGGGAGCGGTCAATGCGGAACTCGGCAAGATTCTCGCAGCGGCGTCCAGTGAGAAATCAGAGCCGGCGACGATCTCCGGCCAGATGATCGATCCCAATGGCATGCTGCCCGCGGATCGCTCGGTCTATCGCTATATGGGTTCGCTGACGACGCCGCCATGCAGCGAAGGAGTGAACTGGTTTGTGCTGAAGGCCCCGATCACGGCGAGCGCCGATCAGATTGCAGTATTCCAGACGCTGATGGGTGACAGCGCGCGTCCGGTGCGGGCGCTCAACAACCGGCTGGTGGTGGCTCCGGAGTGA
- a CDS encoding peptidase, producing MTYCVGLRMKRGLVFMSDTRTNAGVDDIAQVRKLTSWEVPGDRVITLLSAGNLATTQAVVSLLDERGKHPDDRNPSILQAPSMFQVATIVGDTLREVVKTYSREGQEAKSPFGATLILGGQIHGSDPRLFMIYPAGNFIEASDDSPFFQSGETKYGRPILVRAFDPDMTFENAVKLLLVSFDSTIRANLAVDLPLDMQIYEADSFTVTHKQRVEKDDPYFQSISEGWGDALKNAFQSLPDFRFNN from the coding sequence ATGACTTATTGCGTGGGCCTGCGGATGAAACGCGGCCTTGTCTTCATGTCGGATACCCGCACCAATGCCGGTGTCGACGATATTGCCCAGGTCAGGAAACTGACCAGCTGGGAAGTGCCGGGCGATCGGGTGATCACGCTGCTTTCTGCTGGTAATCTGGCGACCACACAGGCGGTTGTCAGCCTGCTGGATGAACGTGGCAAGCACCCGGACGATCGCAATCCATCAATCCTTCAGGCGCCATCGATGTTCCAGGTCGCGACTATAGTCGGCGACACTTTGCGCGAAGTGGTCAAAACCTATTCTCGCGAAGGTCAGGAAGCCAAGTCTCCTTTTGGTGCGACGCTGATACTCGGCGGACAGATCCATGGCAGCGATCCCAGGCTGTTCATGATCTACCCGGCCGGAAATTTTATCGAAGCCAGCGATGACAGCCCCTTTTTCCAGAGCGGTGAAACCAAATATGGCCGTCCGATCCTTGTCCGGGCCTTTGACCCGGACATGACTTTCGAAAATGCGGTCAAGTTGCTGCTGGTCTCTTTCGATTCCACCATTCGTGCCAATCTGGCGGTGGATTTACCGCTGGATATGCAGATCTATGAAGCTGACAGTTTCACGGTGACGCACAAGCAGCGGGTTGAAAAAGACGATCCCTATTTCCAGTCGATTTCGGAAGGGTGGGGGGATGCGTTGAAAAACGCGTTTCAGTCGCTGCCCGATTTCCGTTTCAATAACTAG
- a CDS encoding class I SAM-dependent methyltransferase yields MKNIAARSALPPARSSVRLIAGLAALLLLSAPLGACKRVPDDNDLRAETARAYPPASRPVSELAGNQWSTETARDKRGEAEEIMKAAGLEPGMTVADIGAGEGYYTVRLAEKVGTRGRVLAQDIDEAAIDRLAERVNRESLDNVSIKLGAPDDPRLPEKSFDRIFLVHMYHEVREPYAFLSRLRPALLDKSGPNGAGEVIVVDVNRDVSQHGIPPKQLFCEFEAVGYELVGFMERPELGGYFARFRAKGPAISPAKIISCPYQRESE; encoded by the coding sequence ATGAAAAATATTGCCGCCAGAAGCGCTCTGCCGCCTGCCCGCTCGTCTGTCCGCCTGATCGCAGGTCTCGCTGCCTTGCTGCTGCTCTCCGCGCCGCTCGGCGCCTGCAAGCGAGTGCCCGACGACAATGATCTGCGCGCCGAAACCGCGCGCGCCTATCCGCCGGCTTCGCGGCCGGTGTCGGAACTGGCCGGCAATCAATGGTCGACCGAAACCGCGCGCGACAAGCGCGGCGAGGCCGAGGAGATCATGAAGGCGGCGGGCCTGGAGCCGGGCATGACGGTAGCCGATATCGGTGCGGGGGAAGGCTATTATACCGTGCGCCTGGCCGAGAAGGTCGGCACCCGAGGCCGGGTGCTGGCGCAGGATATTGACGAGGCCGCGATCGACCGGCTGGCCGAGCGTGTCAATCGGGAAAGCCTCGACAATGTCTCGATCAAGCTGGGCGCACCGGATGATCCCCGGCTGCCAGAGAAAAGCTTCGACCGGATTTTTCTGGTCCACATGTATCATGAAGTCCGCGAGCCCTACGCCTTCCTGTCCCGCCTGCGCCCGGCGCTGCTCGACAAGAGCGGACCGAACGGGGCCGGGGAAGTGATCGTGGTGGACGTCAATCGCGATGTGTCGCAGCACGGCATTCCGCCAAAGCAGCTCTTCTGCGAGTTCGAAGCTGTGGGCTATGAACTGGTTGGCTTCATGGAACGGCCAGAGCTCGGCGGCTATTTTGCGCGGTTCCGGGCGAAGGGCCCAGCTATATCGCCCGCGAAAATCATATCCTGTCCCTATCAGCGGGAAAGCGAATGA
- a CDS encoding oxidoreductase, with protein sequence MVDRAGDQEGGGMTIENFTDKDVPDQSGRVFFVTGANSGLGYQAAKLLAGRGARVLLGCRSAEKAEEAMADIRAVYSEADMRFIPLDLGDLKSIRSAANLVVEEPRLDVLINNAGIMMPPREETADGFESQFGVNHLGTFALTGLLLGKLAEGREPRVVITASMAHRSGRIDFDDINAEDSYSRWGRYAMSKLGNLLHMYELDRRLRAADSPINAVACHPGVADTELTKNFPAVLVSLFRPVSSLFMNSAAQGAWPTLAAAAGEDVRGGEYFGPSRNGEWTGPAREVQPRPKAKRIEPAKRLWDISEEMTGVKYPV encoded by the coding sequence GTGGTAGATAGGGCAGGGGATCAGGAAGGTGGCGGTATGACGATCGAGAATTTTACGGACAAGGACGTGCCCGACCAGAGCGGGCGCGTCTTTTTTGTCACCGGCGCAAATAGCGGCCTTGGCTATCAGGCCGCCAAGCTGCTCGCGGGCAGGGGTGCTCGGGTGCTGCTTGGCTGCCGTTCTGCGGAAAAGGCGGAGGAGGCGATGGCCGATATTCGTGCTGTCTATTCGGAAGCAGATATGCGGTTCATTCCGCTAGATCTGGGGGATCTAAAGTCCATTCGCAGTGCGGCAAATCTGGTCGTGGAGGAGCCTCGGCTTGATGTCCTGATCAACAATGCCGGGATCATGATGCCGCCTCGAGAAGAGACCGCTGACGGTTTTGAATCCCAATTTGGCGTCAATCATCTGGGAACCTTTGCGCTGACCGGACTATTGCTCGGCAAGCTGGCAGAAGGGCGGGAGCCGCGGGTCGTGATCACCGCCAGCATGGCGCATCGTAGCGGCCGGATCGATTTCGACGATATCAATGCGGAGGACAGCTACAGCCGCTGGGGCCGTTATGCGATGAGCAAGCTGGGCAATTTGCTGCACATGTATGAACTTGACCGGCGATTGCGCGCAGCCGATTCCCCGATCAACGCAGTGGCCTGTCATCCTGGTGTTGCAGATACGGAACTGACCAAGAATTTTCCGGCTGTCCTGGTTTCCCTGTTTCGGCCCGTGTCCAGCCTGTTCATGAACAGCGCCGCACAAGGGGCCTGGCCGACGCTGGCTGCTGCTGCCGGCGAAGATGTCAGGGGTGGTGAATATTTCGGACCAAGCCGCAATGGCGAATGGACCGGCCCGGCGCGCGAAGTGCAGCCAAGACCGAAAGCCAAGCGGATCGAGCCGGCTAAAAGGCTTTGGGATATTTCGGAAGAAATGACCGGCGTAAAATATCCGGTTTGA
- a CDS encoding GMC family oxidoreductase N-terminal domain-containing protein — MKKPFNRLQELMIKAMAEALFHDRTMVITPDQVVDNVQYQFSNIEGNKPSEIGMALYGLLLLLGGPVFLAATPAFRKRLIRRRLQNSRIDLFQDIARTKGVILAGYYGHWLPGDEEANFDNPIYADLEYELPAQRDRSAPGERSVRREPRRDLKAGVFVGHDSVPEETDVIVIGSGAGGAVAAAAVADEGHQALIIEAGGHYPSARITHQEARMTARLFKDGALQSTSDRDIIVFQGRVVGGSTVINNGICLRMKHAGLVHPDAEDVYETWARLGAPVSETDLALSYEAVEQALEVSEIEPIVGRNNGPHLIDGWKKYAAQSNDPMDHRAVTAWFRKNYGPKTADSECVYCGYCNTGCPYGRKKAMPESFLAHATSNARSKPARILDRAEATEILWDEGANGKRIAHAVEIRLSNGGKRTIRARKGVVVAAGALASSNLLYNSGILQSGSNISLNIACPVVALMPEGTKVNVWNEDQMATYVDRGDFLIESHFQPPMSMATLVPGWFEDHFERMRNYNRLVSAGVLFPADRLGYMDDGKLKLKIGEKELALLRRALATMTKVHFLNGAIEVYPALLRGQTLTCDMSHDEIDAFYETAIVEPDDVVLSSSHPHGGNGINVDPHKGVVDLNQRVHNTTNCYVADASVMPSCIRVNAQLTTMAMAHRALAGKRRFG; from the coding sequence TTGAAAAAGCCGTTCAATCGACTGCAGGAGCTGATGATAAAGGCGATGGCGGAAGCTTTGTTTCACGATCGCACGATGGTCATTACTCCCGATCAGGTGGTCGATAATGTCCAGTATCAATTCTCCAATATCGAAGGCAACAAGCCAAGCGAGATAGGCATGGCCCTTTACGGCCTGCTGCTCCTTTTGGGTGGACCTGTTTTCCTGGCAGCGACTCCCGCATTCCGGAAGAGGTTGATCCGCCGCCGATTGCAGAATTCCCGGATCGACCTGTTTCAGGACATCGCGCGCACCAAGGGCGTCATACTGGCCGGCTATTACGGCCATTGGCTGCCGGGAGATGAAGAAGCGAATTTCGACAATCCCATTTATGCTGACCTGGAATATGAATTGCCGGCACAGCGCGACCGCTCCGCTCCCGGAGAACGGTCTGTTCGCCGCGAGCCCAGGCGCGACCTCAAGGCCGGGGTATTCGTCGGCCATGACTCGGTCCCCGAAGAAACCGACGTGATCGTGATCGGTTCGGGCGCTGGTGGTGCAGTCGCCGCTGCAGCAGTCGCCGATGAGGGGCATCAGGCTCTGATTATCGAGGCGGGTGGCCATTATCCTTCAGCCCGCATCACCCATCAGGAAGCCCGGATGACCGCACGACTGTTCAAGGATGGCGCCCTACAGTCGACTTCCGATCGCGACATCATCGTATTTCAGGGCCGGGTGGTCGGCGGATCGACCGTCATCAACAATGGCATCTGCCTGCGCATGAAGCATGCCGGCCTCGTCCATCCCGACGCCGAAGATGTATATGAAACATGGGCCAGGCTGGGCGCTCCGGTCAGCGAAACCGATCTGGCGCTCAGTTACGAAGCGGTCGAACAGGCGCTTGAAGTTTCCGAAATTGAGCCAATCGTTGGCCGCAACAATGGTCCCCACCTGATCGACGGCTGGAAGAAATATGCCGCACAGTCGAACGATCCGATGGACCATAGGGCCGTCACCGCATGGTTCAGAAAAAACTACGGCCCGAAAACTGCGGATAGCGAATGCGTATATTGTGGATACTGCAATACCGGCTGTCCCTACGGCAGAAAAAAAGCCATGCCGGAGAGCTTTCTCGCCCATGCAACCAGCAATGCGCGCAGCAAACCGGCGCGGATATTGGATCGGGCCGAGGCGACCGAAATATTGTGGGACGAAGGCGCCAATGGCAAAAGAATTGCGCATGCCGTGGAAATCCGACTGAGCAACGGCGGCAAACGCACCATCCGTGCCCGCAAAGGCGTGGTGGTTGCCGCAGGCGCACTGGCGTCCAGCAATCTCCTCTACAATAGCGGCATTTTGCAGTCAGGCAGCAATATCTCGCTCAACATAGCCTGCCCCGTGGTCGCGCTGATGCCCGAAGGCACAAAGGTCAATGTCTGGAACGAGGACCAGATGGCGACCTATGTCGACCGCGGCGATTTTCTGATCGAAAGCCATTTTCAGCCACCAATGAGCATGGCGACGTTAGTCCCCGGCTGGTTCGAGGATCATTTCGAGCGGATGAGAAATTACAATCGGCTGGTCTCCGCCGGCGTCCTGTTTCCGGCCGACCGGCTGGGCTATATGGACGATGGCAAGCTCAAGCTGAAAATTGGCGAGAAGGAACTGGCATTATTGCGTCGTGCATTGGCGACAATGACCAAAGTCCATTTTCTCAACGGCGCGATCGAAGTCTACCCTGCCCTTCTGCGTGGCCAGACGCTGACCTGCGACATGAGCCATGACGAGATTGATGCCTTCTACGAAACCGCGATCGTCGAGCCCGATGATGTTGTCCTGTCGAGCTCCCATCCGCACGGTGGCAATGGCATCAACGTGGATCCGCACAAGGGCGTCGTCGATCTCAACCAGCGCGTGCACAATACAACCAATTGCTATGTCGCTGATGCCAGCGTCATGCCCAGTTGCATTCGCGTCAATGCGCAACTGACCACCATGGCGATGGCGCACAGGGCGCTGGCCGGAAAAAGACGCTTCGGCTAG
- a CDS encoding circularly permuted type 2 ATP-grasp protein, translated as MMGSGEHVRPPYQDYKDWLDREDVKRLHRKSADAEAFFRKTGITFNVYGQDEADERLIPFDVVPRVLSAREWRKLSKGIEQRVRAINAFLYDIYHRQEILRAGRVPIDLIANNAAFLPQMIGVNPPGGIYTHIIGTDIVRTGDEEFYVLEDNARTPSGVSYMLENRETMLQMFPELFAKIKVQEVSNYPGQLRRSLAACAPPKCEGKPVVAVLTPGIHNSAYFEHSFLADQMGVELVEGHDLKIVDGRVAMRTTEGYTAIDVLYRRIDDDYLDPLNFNPQSMLGVPGIFDVYRSGGITIANAPGTGISDDKALYSYMPDIVEFYTGEKPLLENVPTWRCSEKDQLAYVLEHLEELVVKEVHGSGGYGMLVGPAASKKEVAAFRAKLIDNASNYIAQPTLALSTVPIFTKKGLSPRHVDLRPFVLVSPEGISITPGGLTRVAMTKGSLVVNSSQGGGTKDTWVLEE; from the coding sequence ATGATGGGTAGCGGGGAACATGTTCGGCCTCCTTATCAAGACTATAAAGACTGGCTCGATCGCGAAGATGTCAAGCGTCTGCATCGCAAATCGGCCGACGCTGAGGCCTTTTTCCGGAAAACCGGGATCACGTTCAATGTCTATGGGCAGGATGAAGCCGACGAGCGGCTGATCCCCTTTGACGTCGTTCCGCGCGTGCTGTCGGCGCGCGAGTGGCGCAAGCTGTCAAAAGGCATCGAACAGCGGGTTCGCGCGATCAATGCCTTTCTCTATGATATTTATCACCGGCAGGAGATACTGCGTGCGGGCCGGGTGCCGATCGACCTGATCGCCAATAATGCAGCGTTTCTGCCCCAGATGATCGGCGTCAATCCGCCAGGGGGCATTTACACGCATATTATCGGCACGGATATTGTCCGGACCGGTGACGAAGAATTTTACGTGCTCGAAGACAATGCCCGCACTCCGTCGGGTGTCAGTTACATGCTCGAAAACCGTGAAACCATGTTGCAGATGTTTCCTGAGCTTTTTGCCAAGATCAAGGTGCAGGAAGTCAGCAACTATCCGGGTCAGCTGCGTCGCTCGCTGGCGGCTTGCGCACCGCCGAAATGTGAGGGCAAGCCGGTTGTTGCGGTGTTGACCCCGGGCATTCACAACAGTGCCTATTTCGAGCACAGCTTTCTCGCCGATCAGATGGGCGTGGAGCTGGTCGAAGGACATGATCTGAAAATTGTCGATGGCCGGGTCGCCATGCGCACGACCGAAGGCTATACCGCGATTGATGTCCTTTATCGCCGGATTGACGATGATTATCTGGATCCGCTCAATTTCAATCCGCAATCGATGCTCGGTGTGCCGGGCATATTCGATGTCTATCGGTCTGGTGGTATTACCATAGCCAACGCACCGGGAACCGGAATATCTGATGACAAGGCGCTGTACAGCTACATGCCCGACATCGTTGAATTCTATACCGGCGAAAAACCTCTGCTTGAAAATGTACCGACCTGGCGCTGTTCTGAAAAAGATCAGCTCGCCTATGTGCTTGAGCATCTCGAAGAACTGGTGGTCAAGGAGGTCCACGGCTCGGGCGGTTATGGCATGCTGGTCGGACCCGCTGCCTCGAAGAAGGAGGTCGCCGCTTTTCGCGCCAAGCTGATTGACAACGCCAGCAATTATATTGCGCAGCCGACGCTGGCACTTTCCACCGTTCCGATTTTCACGAAAAAAGGATTGTCGCCGCGGCATGTTGATCTCAGGCCATTTGTTCTGGTTTCGCCCGAGGGCATCAGCATCACACCGGGAGGTCTGACCAGAGTGGCAATGACCAAAGGGTCGCTGGTAGTGAACAGCAGTCAGGGCGGAGGCACCAAGGATACATGGGTGCTCGAAGAATGA
- a CDS encoding alpha-E domain-containing protein, which produces MLGKTAASLFWMSRYLERVENSARFIEAGFRIALTRSASASGEWSSVLKSTGVLEAYRAKHDDFESGKVIDFLLRDRDNAGSVMALMKQARDSARTARTALTREVWEATNESWITLNSAMAKPVREQDLPETLGLIRQQSALVRGATLGTMLRNDGFNFLRLGSFLERADSTARILDVKYYLLLPSVALIGSSVDNVQWETILRSVSAHRSFRWLNGPDISAKAVADYLMLHKQMPRSLTFCYAKISDNLNYLDENYDRKSRSGELAHEICNNILSKPIEAIFEYGLHQYIADFIAANNGLAAQIETDFNFQDRIG; this is translated from the coding sequence ATGCTGGGTAAAACAGCTGCAAGCCTGTTCTGGATGTCACGTTATCTTGAGCGTGTGGAAAATAGTGCGCGTTTCATCGAAGCGGGATTTCGTATCGCGCTGACCCGGTCGGCATCGGCAAGCGGAGAATGGTCTTCCGTCCTCAAGTCAACAGGCGTGCTTGAGGCCTATCGCGCCAAGCATGATGACTTTGAATCTGGCAAGGTTATCGATTTTCTGCTTCGCGATCGCGACAATGCAGGCAGTGTCATGGCGCTGATGAAACAGGCCCGGGATAGTGCAAGGACAGCCAGAACCGCGTTGACGCGTGAAGTATGGGAGGCGACCAACGAAAGCTGGATTACTTTAAATTCAGCGATGGCCAAACCGGTAAGAGAGCAGGACCTGCCTGAAACTCTGGGACTGATCAGGCAACAAAGCGCTTTGGTCAGAGGTGCGACCCTCGGTACCATGTTGCGCAATGACGGTTTCAATTTTCTCCGTCTGGGCAGTTTTCTGGAGCGTGCCGATAGCACGGCGCGTATTCTCGACGTGAAATATTATCTGCTGCTTCCGTCAGTCGCTCTGATCGGATCATCGGTCGATAATGTACAATGGGAAACGATCCTGCGATCTGTTTCAGCGCACCGATCGTTTCGCTGGCTCAATGGACCGGATATCAGTGCCAAGGCAGTGGCGGACTATTTGATGCTGCATAAGCAGATGCCCCGGTCATTGACCTTCTGCTATGCCAAGATCAGCGATAATCTGAACTATCTTGACGAAAATTATGATCGCAAAAGCCGGTCCGGCGAGCTCGCGCACGAGATCTGCAACAATATTTTGAGCAAGCCGATCGAGGCGATTTTCGAATATGGCCTGCACCAATATATCGCCGATTTTATCGCCGCAAATAATGGTCTGGCGGCGCAGATCGAAACGGATTTCAATTTTCAGGACCGGATCGGGTAA
- a CDS encoding transglutaminase family protein — MLLKINHETRYIYDAPVQYGLQQVRLRPKERPGQEVKSWNIEIDGGKVELSFVDQHCNHVDLISIDRGRTEIAIKCTGEVDNSDGSGIMGSHSGFAPLWYFKQATDLTKPGAETRKLVKALGDDFENDIAKLHALSAAVVEKVAYRTGQTDAETDAETALRVGEGVCQDHSHIFCAAARMLGFPARYVSGYLMMSDRVDQDATHAWAEAYIEGLGWVGFDVSNGYSPDERYVRIATGLDYREASPISGLRFGSGSEDMIVTLQVQQ; from the coding sequence ATGCTGCTGAAGATCAATCACGAAACCCGCTATATATATGATGCCCCGGTGCAATATGGATTGCAGCAGGTTCGCCTGCGTCCGAAGGAACGGCCCGGACAAGAGGTTAAAAGCTGGAATATCGAAATTGATGGCGGCAAAGTTGAACTGTCCTTTGTCGACCAGCATTGCAACCATGTCGATCTGATCAGCATCGACCGCGGGCGCACGGAAATCGCGATCAAATGCACCGGCGAAGTCGACAATAGTGACGGCAGTGGAATCATGGGATCTCACTCGGGGTTCGCGCCGCTCTGGTATTTCAAGCAGGCGACGGATTTGACGAAGCCAGGAGCGGAAACCCGAAAGCTGGTAAAGGCGCTCGGCGACGATTTTGAAAATGATATTGCCAAGCTTCATGCCCTGTCAGCGGCTGTGGTCGAGAAAGTTGCATATCGCACCGGCCAAACTGACGCCGAGACGGATGCCGAAACCGCGCTCAGGGTCGGAGAGGGCGTCTGTCAGGATCACAGCCACATTTTCTGTGCTGCTGCGCGGATGCTCGGCTTCCCCGCTCGTTATGTTTCAGGCTATCTGATGATGAGCGACCGGGTCGATCAGGACGCCACCCATGCCTGGGCCGAGGCCTATATCGAAGGGCTGGGCTGGGTCGGATTTGACGTTTCCAATGGCTATTCTCCGGATGAACGCTATGTGCGGATTGCAACCGGTCTTGATTATCGGGAAGCATCACCGATTTCCGGATTGCGATTTGGTTCGGGAAGCGAAGATATGATTGTCACGCTGCAGGTTCAGCAGTAA
- the prfB gene encoding peptide chain release factor 2, whose product MRADAQSYVDRIDAALDLIRTSLNWDVALRRLDELNARVEDPTLWDDQTAAQAVMTERRRLDESISAAREIEQERNDALEFIEMAEEEGDAGLADEGAASLEKLAARADRDKVKALLSGEADSLDTYIEIHAGAGGTESQDWAEMLLRMYQRWAEARGYKVSMVDYQAGDQAGIKSATIEVKGENAYGYAKTESGVHRLVRISPFDSAAKRHTSFSSVWVYPVIDDSFEVEINESDLKIDTYRASGSGGQHVNTTDSAVRITHQPTGIVVASQNDRSQHKNRATAMGMLKARLFEAELQRREAEASGEYEAKTEIGWGHQIRSYVLQPYQMVKDLRTGYTSSAPSAVLDGGLDEFIAATLAQKVTGEKVDVEDVD is encoded by the coding sequence ATGCGTGCCGACGCGCAATCCTATGTCGACCGGATCGACGCCGCCCTTGACCTGATCAGGACCTCGCTCAACTGGGATGTCGCGCTGCGGCGTCTCGACGAGCTGAACGCTCGCGTTGAGGACCCGACCCTGTGGGACGACCAGACGGCCGCGCAGGCGGTGATGACCGAGCGCCGCCGGCTCGATGAATCGATCAGTGCCGCGCGAGAAATCGAACAGGAACGCAATGACGCGCTCGAATTTATCGAGATGGCCGAGGAAGAAGGCGACGCCGGACTCGCTGACGAAGGCGCCGCCAGCCTTGAGAAGCTGGCTGCTCGGGCCGATCGCGACAAGGTCAAGGCCTTGCTCTCCGGCGAAGCCGACAGCCTCGACACCTATATCGAAATTCACGCGGGTGCTGGCGGCACCGAGAGCCAGGACTGGGCCGAAATGCTGCTGCGCATGTATCAGCGCTGGGCCGAGGCTCGTGGCTATAAGGTCAGCATGGTCGATTATCAGGCTGGCGACCAGGCCGGCATCAAATCCGCCACGATCGAGGTGAAGGGCGAGAATGCCTATGGCTATGCCAAGACCGAAAGCGGCGTCCACCGGCTCGTCCGCATCTCCCCGTTCGATAGCGCCGCCAAACGCCACACCAGCTTCTCCAGCGTCTGGGTCTATCCGGTAATCGATGACAGTTTCGAGGTCGAGATCAACGAGAGCGACCTCAAGATCGACACCTATCGCGCTTCCGGCTCCGGCGGCCAGCATGTCAACACCACCGACAGCGCCGTGCGGATCACTCACCAGCCGACCGGCATCGTCGTCGCCAGCCAGAATGACCGCAGCCAGCACAAGAACCGCGCTACCGCCATGGGCATGCTGAAAGCGCGCCTGTTCGAAGCCGAACTGCAGCGCCGCGAAGCCGAAGCCTCGGGCGAATATGAAGCCAAGACCGAAATCGGCTGGGGGCACCAGATCCGTTCCTATGTCTTGCAACCCTATCAGATGGTCAAGGACCTGCGCACCGGCTACACCAGCAGCGCTCCCAGTGCCGTTCTTGATGGCGGCCTCGACGAATTTATCGCGGCAACTCTGGCGCAGAAGGTGACGGGCGAAAAGGTCGATGTCGAGGATGTGGATTAG